A window of Infirmifilum lucidum contains these coding sequences:
- a CDS encoding cyclic 2,3-diphosphoglycerate synthase produces MSSHVPGKRKKVIIMGAAGRDFHNFNVIFRDNPEYEVVAFTATQIPFIDNRIYPPELAGSLYPNGIPIYPEDKLEELIKKFGVDEVYLSYSDLRFNEVMDKASRVIAAGASFVLLGAEKTMLKSSKPVIAVTASRTGAGKSTVTRYVTRILRKQGVRFVVVRHPMPYGDLKSSAIQRFASFEDLERYKCTIEEREEYEPHLAMGNIVYAGVDYGRILRDAEKESELIVWDGGNNDWPFFKPDLYITVVDPTRPDDVLGSYPGYVNVKLADVIVVNKVNVVDEYAVEKVRKSVREVNNRATIVYTASELYVDAPEIIKGRRVVVVEDGPTVTHGSLSYAAGYNAAKQYGAKEIVDPRPYAVGSIAEAYKKYPHIGPVVPALGYSEMQMRELEETLNRIPADAIVLGTPSDLRRYLRLNKPAVKVSYEARGVSKPGLEEVLLDFINRSLRH; encoded by the coding sequence ATGTCTTCGCATGTTCCCGGCAAAAGGAAAAAGGTTATCATCATGGGGGCGGCTGGCCGCGATTTCCACAACTTTAATGTGATCTTCAGGGATAACCCCGAGTACGAGGTTGTGGCTTTCACGGCAACCCAAATACCGTTCATAGACAACAGGATCTACCCACCTGAGCTCGCGGGTTCACTCTATCCAAACGGGATACCGATTTACCCCGAGGACAAGCTGGAGGAGCTTATAAAGAAGTTCGGCGTCGACGAGGTTTACCTCTCATACAGTGACCTGCGCTTCAATGAGGTAATGGACAAGGCGAGCCGCGTTATCGCAGCAGGGGCGAGCTTCGTCTTGCTGGGCGCCGAGAAGACAATGTTAAAGTCTTCGAAGCCCGTGATAGCTGTTACTGCGTCTAGGACTGGAGCTGGTAAGAGCACTGTAACGCGTTACGTTACAAGGATACTTAGGAAACAGGGGGTAAGATTCGTCGTTGTTAGACACCCAATGCCCTACGGAGACTTGAAGTCAAGCGCGATACAGAGGTTTGCCTCCTTCGAGGATCTAGAGAGGTATAAGTGTACAATAGAGGAGCGGGAGGAGTACGAGCCGCACCTGGCCATGGGTAATATAGTTTATGCTGGTGTTGACTACGGGAGGATATTAAGGGATGCTGAGAAGGAATCCGAGCTAATCGTTTGGGACGGGGGGAACAATGATTGGCCGTTCTTTAAACCCGATCTCTACATAACAGTTGTAGACCCTACTAGGCCAGACGATGTTCTTGGCTCTTACCCGGGCTACGTTAATGTGAAGCTGGCGGACGTGATCGTCGTCAATAAGGTTAATGTAGTCGATGAGTACGCCGTGGAGAAGGTTAGGAAGAGCGTGCGCGAGGTGAACAACAGGGCAACCATAGTGTACACGGCCTCCGAGCTTTACGTGGACGCGCCAGAGATTATCAAAGGTAGACGCGTTGTCGTTGTAGAAGATGGGCCAACAGTAACCCATGGGTCGCTCAGCTACGCCGCAGGTTATAATGCTGCTAAGCAGTATGGAGCGAAGGAGATAGTAGACCCGCGTCCCTACGCTGTAGGCTCGATAGCTGAAGCCTACAAGAAGTACCCGCACATCGGGCCTGTTGTCCCAGCACTTGGGTACTCGGAGATGCAGATGAGAGAGCTGGAAGAGACCCTCAACAGGATTCCTGCAGACGCTATTGTTCTCGGGACGCCTTCCGATTTACGCCGCTACCTCAGGCTGAACAAGCCGGCTGTAAAAGTATCCTACGAGGCTCGAGGCGTGAGTAAACCGGGGCTTGAGGAAGTTCTACTGGACTTTATTAACAGGAGTCTTCGACACTAG
- a CDS encoding DUF373 family protein: MEEGRLLILCVDRDNDVGDMLGISTPVIGEENVLKVALEYILKRPEDSDSNALFAAVQTYRELEAKGYKGRVEIALLAGIAEEGVEADMKILRELDAVLSKSKYAGAILVSDGPTDEAVAPLIQSRLPLISVRRVVVQQSRGVEETFVLIVNYLRKLFTEEKYRRYSLGLTGAFLIIYVILSTIVPQFVWPLVLFFSGVALFVKGYEVDVVLREIYSSRPITFASLMLSSLLLLLGTVQGLSVFVQNIYKGAWSALGDMLLAPVGAQLIAADLFVLSAALPIFGRILDAVISYKQPRFADAMAMTTVLISRQLLVEIAKYFAGGGDIRGVLTWSFIVLGFIVFSVAVMPLERRTGERP, translated from the coding sequence ATGGAAGAGGGAAGATTACTTATACTATGTGTGGATAGGGATAATGATGTAGGCGACATGCTCGGTATTTCTACGCCTGTCATTGGAGAGGAAAACGTTCTTAAAGTTGCACTCGAGTACATCCTAAAACGCCCCGAAGACTCAGACTCGAACGCGCTGTTCGCAGCTGTCCAGACATACAGGGAACTGGAGGCGAAGGGCTATAAAGGTAGGGTCGAAATCGCACTGCTGGCTGGCATAGCAGAGGAAGGTGTAGAGGCAGACATGAAGATTCTCCGCGAGCTTGACGCTGTCCTCTCTAAGAGCAAGTACGCCGGAGCCATTCTCGTGTCTGACGGGCCAACAGATGAAGCCGTTGCACCTCTTATACAGTCCAGGCTACCTCTAATCTCAGTAAGACGCGTTGTCGTGCAACAGTCTCGGGGGGTTGAGGAGACATTCGTTCTCATAGTCAATTATCTGAGAAAGCTTTTCACAGAGGAGAAATACCGCAGATACTCCCTAGGACTAACTGGTGCCTTCCTAATTATATACGTTATACTTTCAACCATAGTACCACAGTTTGTGTGGCCTCTAGTACTATTCTTCTCAGGGGTCGCGCTCTTCGTTAAAGGCTATGAAGTCGACGTAGTCCTCCGAGAAATCTACTCTTCCAGGCCGATAACATTCGCATCGCTGATGCTGTCCTCCCTGCTACTACTCTTGGGAACAGTACAGGGGCTGAGTGTTTTCGTACAGAACATTTACAAGGGAGCCTGGAGTGCGCTTGGCGACATGCTCCTAGCACCGGTAGGGGCTCAGCTAATCGCTGCAGACCTGTTTGTACTGTCCGCGGCGCTGCCCATCTTTGGCAGAATACTGGACGCTGTAATATCGTACAAACAACCAAGATTTGCAGACGCTATGGCCATGACGACAGTCCTGATTTCACGCCAGTTACTCGTGGAGATCGCCAAGTACTTCGCTGGTGGAGGCGACATAAGAGGCGTCTTAACTTGGTCCTTCATTGTACTAGGCTTTATAGTTTTCTCGGTTGCAGTAATGCCTCTTGAGAGGAGAACAGGAGAGAGACCTTGA
- a CDS encoding TRM11 family methyltransferase → MTSDLIRKVLLVYKWNLGECSRLDALATLRPFTINGVLRELSENIFELEGEIDLKTLREYAYRSVTLSSIVAVRYETDITDCLSNQGLKRRQRRVSFDFVFIGRGTNKDLVLECVLEKFIQQGVFSQEKIYPRRKTEFFLLVDASRGKAYWGEYLHRIRRDRFTYRSPEKRPYTQFSALSPRVAIFLVNLSTLTVEAGGRQRRFLDPFCGSGSTLIEAALLGYYAIGVEVHYKPIRGARRNAIFYNLYENIDLILSDATWLPLRGGSIDAVAFDPPYGRLAPTKGRDPGEILRSALNGIREVVRQGGSYVFLYPGKTIDDELRSSGYVEMCRIFEHSSLTRSVWCFHNDNKDNVLGCK, encoded by the coding sequence TTGACCAGCGACTTAATTAGAAAAGTATTGCTCGTATACAAGTGGAACCTAGGAGAATGTAGCCGCCTCGACGCCCTGGCGACTCTACGTCCCTTTACAATAAATGGAGTCTTAAGGGAACTGTCTGAGAACATATTCGAGCTCGAAGGAGAAATTGATCTCAAGACGCTCAGAGAATACGCCTACCGATCTGTTACGCTGAGCAGCATTGTTGCTGTCCGGTACGAGACCGACATAACAGACTGCCTGTCCAATCAAGGGCTAAAAAGAAGGCAGAGACGCGTCAGTTTTGACTTCGTCTTCATCGGCAGAGGTACAAACAAAGACCTAGTACTAGAGTGTGTTCTGGAGAAATTTATCCAGCAAGGAGTTTTCTCCCAGGAGAAAATTTATCCACGCAGGAAAACAGAGTTTTTCCTTCTTGTCGACGCCAGCCGTGGAAAGGCCTACTGGGGAGAATATCTACACAGGATTAGGCGTGACAGGTTCACTTACCGCTCGCCGGAGAAGAGGCCTTACACACAGTTCTCGGCACTGTCCCCGAGAGTTGCAATTTTCCTAGTGAATTTATCCACATTAACCGTTGAGGCAGGCGGGAGACAACGGAGGTTTTTGGATCCCTTCTGTGGGTCTGGCAGCACTCTCATAGAGGCAGCATTATTAGGCTATTACGCTATAGGGGTCGAGGTACACTACAAGCCGATAAGGGGGGCTAGGAGGAACGCCATCTTCTACAACCTCTACGAGAACATTGATTTAATACTCTCAGACGCAACATGGCTCCCTCTTAGAGGTGGATCGATAGACGCGGTGGCTTTCGACCCACCCTATGGTCGTCTAGCTCCTACAAAGGGTCGTGACCCAGGAGAAATTCTAAGGTCTGCACTGAATGGCATAAGAGAGGTAGTAAGACAGGGAGGGAGTTATGTATTCCTGTACCCGGGTAAGACTATAGATGATGAGTTGAGGAGTAGTGGTTACGTCGAGATGTGCAGGATATTTGAGCACTCTAGCCTCACGCGCTCGGTGTGGTGCTTCCACAATGATAACAAGGATAATGTTCTGGGGTGTAAGTAG
- a CDS encoding ribonuclease Z → MITRIMFWGVSSTRPFKERLPPCVLVKFNRKLVVLDAGELCQSAFEYFGLSHNSPLTVLISHLHGDHTYGLVPLLESLQLAGRNEPVEIIGPPGIGEIIPTQTLLKQDFPLVVRELARSEGKILLEGEEKLTLKYIQAPHSHLSYSYVLETGERIRLNGKKLQEKAIPGKLRRKLIERGEIFLRGKKYFLEDFILERIPGIKIAYSGDTLPNARFAAASFGADVMIHESTFLHSDWNGRESVAHSTCRDAAYLAKTSRVKLLILTHYSTRYSDLQPLLEEARAVFPRVVLAQRGLVVEVEARQPRVIAIRYA, encoded by the coding sequence ATGATAACAAGGATAATGTTCTGGGGTGTAAGTAGTACAAGACCCTTTAAGGAAAGACTGCCTCCCTGCGTGTTAGTCAAATTCAACAGGAAGCTCGTTGTGCTTGACGCAGGAGAGCTCTGTCAAAGCGCCTTTGAGTACTTCGGGTTAAGCCACAACTCCCCTCTGACTGTCTTGATTTCACATTTACACGGCGACCACACATACGGCCTCGTGCCTCTTCTTGAGTCACTGCAACTCGCTGGGAGGAATGAGCCTGTAGAAATCATTGGACCTCCCGGGATCGGTGAAATTATTCCGACTCAGACTCTCCTCAAACAAGATTTCCCCCTAGTAGTCAGGGAACTTGCGCGCAGTGAAGGTAAGATCTTGCTTGAAGGCGAGGAGAAGCTAACGCTGAAGTATATTCAGGCTCCTCACTCACACTTATCATACTCTTACGTATTAGAGACGGGCGAGCGGATTCGCTTGAACGGGAAAAAGCTGCAGGAAAAAGCGATACCGGGGAAGCTACGACGGAAGCTAATAGAAAGGGGAGAGATATTCCTTAGAGGGAAAAAGTACTTCCTAGAAGACTTCATCCTGGAGAGAATCCCTGGGATCAAAATAGCCTACAGTGGTGACACTCTTCCAAACGCAAGATTTGCTGCGGCAAGCTTTGGGGCAGATGTCATGATACATGAGAGCACGTTCCTGCACTCGGACTGGAATGGCCGAGAGTCCGTCGCCCACTCTACATGCAGGGACGCGGCGTACCTTGCAAAGACCTCTAGGGTTAAACTCCTAATTCTCACGCACTACAGCACGCGGTACAGCGATCTACAACCTCTTCTCGAGGAGGCCAGGGCGGTTTT